The Chryseobacterium indologenes genomic sequence ACACAGGGTCGTCGGCTGCGTACTTGATATTACAGATCTAAAAAATTCAGAAGAGTACCATTCAAAACTTGTGGCCATAGTGAACTCTTCTTTTGATGCCATCATAAGTAAAACATTGAATGGAGTTGTCAGTACCTGGAACAGTTCTGCAGAAACAATATTCGGTTACAGTGCCGATGAAATGATCGGTCAGCCGATCATAAAGATAATCCCTGAAGAGCGCTTGGGGGAAGAAGATTATATCTTGGAAAAACTCAGGGCTGGGGAATCCATAAATCATTTTGAAACGCAGAGGCTGACAAAATCTGGTAAACTATTAGATGTGTCCCTGACAATATCACCCATTAAGAACGCCAATGGTGAAATCATGGGAATATCCAAAATAGCCAGGGATATTTCGGAAAAAAACAGGAAGAAAGAAGGAAAAATGATTTTGTTTCAATGGTGAGCCATGAGCTTAAAACACCGCTTACTTCCATATTATTAAGTTCTCAGGCCATGCAAAGAGGTTTTAAGAATAATAATTTGGAAATAGGAAGAAACTTGTCAGTCGGGATCGAAAATCAGGCGAAACGGATGACTTCGATGATTCAGGATTTTCTGAACCTCGCAAAGATCGAGGAGGGTAAAATCAGGATGCATTTTGAATATTTTCAAATTTTAGGTTTGTTGCAGGAGATCGTATCGGAGGCAAGATATATCAGCGAAAAGCATATAATAAAGATTCAATGTAATTCCTCTCATGAAGTGCTTGCCGACCGAGATAAAATCGGTCAGGTCTTAACAAATCTTTTGACCAATGCCATAAAATATTCCCCCGAAGGCGGAACTATTGTGTTAGGCTGTGAGAAAATCAGTAATGCTTCTTTAAGGATTTTTGTCAGTGATGAAGGTGTCGGAATAAGTAATGCAGATCAGAAAGAACTTTTTAAAAGATTCTTTAGGGTCGAAAGGAAGGAACTTGCGAATATTTCCGGCTTTGGTATCGGCCTTTATATTGTCGCAGAGATATTGCATTATCACAATTCAATTATAAGTGTGGAAAGTGAAGAAGGTAAAGGTTCTACCTTTCAGTTTGTGTTGGAAAACAAAGATTAAAAAAATCGAATAAAAAAATTAAATCTTTCCAATTTTTGATTTCTTTCTTCGGTTGTTTTTTAGATTTTCATTAGATAAAAAACTACCAACAATTTGCCATTGGTCATTGTCTTTATCATATCTCATGCGCCATACTTTCTCAGGAACTTTGAGTCCTTTGGCATCTAAGTATTCACCTATTCTTAAAACAACTTCAAGAGCATTTACCTCTTCTATTACGGCATATGCTTTTTCACCACCTTGAAATTCAGCTATTGCTGGAATTGACCTTTGCCCAGGCTCAGGAATAAACATAAATTTAGCAGAACATCCGATATGGGCCTTGTTATGCTGAAAAATTATTCCATTCATATTTTTTATAGAATTCAGAAATTAATAAAGAAATGACATATTAGGTTGATCCTATCACAAGGCAATAACAACCCTATACATGCAAAGTTTAAAACATGGAATACATCTATTTGTTTTTGATGGTGCATAAGAAGTCATTAGTATGACAATTCCCATCATCTAACCAATTTATTGACCAACTTTAAATATTTAAAACGGCAACTTCTATGTAATGGGATTTTTTTAGCCGATCATTTTTAACTGTTAGACTTCATAAGAAAGATCAGGGATCTCATCGTAAACGAAAGCCTTTGAAGGAGTACCGGTTGTTTTAAATTCTTTTTCAACCGTATAAGCGACCATTTCAGTAGGATTTATCTGATAGGTTGCCAGCTCAGTAATTCTTTTTTCATCCAGATCTTCCATCATCCATTCCCAGGCAAGGTCATCAGGCAACATTGTTGGCATACGTTTTTTTGAATTATGAATTTGTCTCATTAAGCTATTTGCTTCTGTTGTTACCAGGGCTACGCAGTCAATTGTTTCTCCGGTTTCCTTATCAATCCAGTTTTGCCATATCGCTGCAATAAAAAAATACTCTTTGTCCTTTAAACCAATATGGTAAGGATATTTATCTGCTGTTTTTAAAGGCTGGTTTGTCTTTTTGTTCAGACGATAAATGTGTCGCCATTCGTAGAATTCACTAGACAGGATAAGGCATCTTCGATCAAGTGCAGCTTTGCGAAACATTTTTTCCTTGCCCGAATTTTCATCGATCAGCAGAAGCTCTTCTCCTTTAGCGT encodes the following:
- a CDS encoding SOS response-associated peptidase family protein, whose amino-acid sequence is MCYYNGQRVSRAEFIRLMDLEKAVVNYDFLNQDLHEGFNYGKIAVLRPSEDKCNFEIVQMEWGFIPSYIKNRDAVQKMRFGYKDSLGKWHQPYTTLNAKGEELLLIDENSGKEKMFRKAALDRRCLILSSEFYEWRHIYRLNKKTNQPLKTADKYPYHIGLKDKEYFFIAAIWQNWIDKETGETIDCVALVTTEANSLMRQIHNSKKRMPTMLPDDLAWEWMMEDLDEKRITELATYQINPTEMVAYTVEKEFKTTGTPSKAFVYDEIPDLSYEV